A window from Pleuronectes platessa chromosome 6, fPlePla1.1, whole genome shotgun sequence encodes these proteins:
- the LOC128442296 gene encoding uncharacterized protein LOC128442296, whose protein sequence is MIRVHVLLVGYQQDVDGRIPKLHYAGLSVMRRTSARLRAAGYYNINEESDAHCLSNISYNEKPVKVFRKRDGNYPNLPHWAKNATQANSYTTPIPAAQSYVSYPALVPYDNTRLHSRYLMSEGLSRWPPINNYNSTTSTTRTSRTIRNTQTTYTYTITNRPRKDSARSSGYMRAIISALFFPMTLLSWIGAKSKSMMMHVGHLVRSRMKKTCGLLVLLILISLCVWLLSPVLTHFVDFKLPKFLPLQTNTNVDAAEEIKELIDLDMQDLAGMMSSLGNRIKEVETKNAVVKVLLETSASDRHTQGVKPPSATNNQLTPEIQQAMEKWLSYHIKEQDVFMLDDKRSGRSIGDNMADFALEVQGARVITSRCSETYRGSREFLTLFGYTMLTVDVSPRTVIQGLAPLLPGRCWSFPGAQGTYAITLSHPVKITHVTVDHVSRYSSPTGSINSAPRAFELYGMTDISEKRTLLGTFTYNKGGESTQTFQLLVS, encoded by the exons ATGATTCGCGTGCACGTCTTGCTGGTAGGTTACCAGCAAGACGTAGACGGACGGATACCAAAACtccattacgccgg TCTTTCAGTCATGCGTCGTACGAGTGCCCGCCTGAGAGCCGCTGGCTACTACAACATAAATGAGGAATCAGATGCGCATTGTCTGTCAAATATATCCTACAATGAGAAGCCTGTCAA GGTTTTCAGGAAGAGGGACGGGAACTACCCCAATCTGCCTCACTGGGCAAAGAATGCTACTCAAGCAAACAGCTACACGACACCCATTCCTGCTGCCCAGTCTTATG TCAGTTATCCTGCATTGGTACCATATGACAACACGCGATTGCACTCAAGGTACTTGATGTCTGAGGGTCTGTCCAGATGGCCGCCCATTAACAATTATAACAGTACTACCAGTACTACCAGGACTTCCAGGACAATAAGGAATACACAAACTACCTACACCTACACTATTACCAACCGTCCCAGAAAAGATTCAGCTCGAAGTTCTGGATACATGAGAGCAATAATTAGTGCCTTATTTTTTCCGATGA CATTACTCTCATGGATAGGGGCCAAGTCTAAATCAATGATGATGCATGTGGGACATTTAG tCAGGAGTCGCATGAAGAAGACCTGTGGTCTGcttgtcctcctcatcctcatatCTCTAT gtgtaTGGCTACTCTCTCCTGTGTTGACCCATTTCGTGGATTTCAAACTGCCAAAGTTTCTACCTCTTCAAACCAACACCAATGTTGATGCTGCTGAGGAG ATCAAGGAGCTGATAGATCTAGACATGCAGGACTTGGCCGGAATGATGTCCAGCCTTGGTAACAGGATCAAAGAAGTGGAGACTAAGAATGCAGTGGTAAAAGTGCTGCTAGAGACGTCTgccagtgacagacacacacag GGGGTCAAACCACCTTCAGCTACCAACAACCAGCTAACCCCAGAGATCCAACAGGCCATGGAGAAGTGGCTCAGTTACCACATCAAG GAGCAGGACGTATTCATGCTTGATGACAAAAGAAGTGGACGTTCGATAGGTGACAACATGGCTGACTTTGCCCTTGAAGTTCAAG gAGCCAGGGTGATCACTTCCAGGTGTTCAGAGACATATCGTGGTAGTAGGGAGTTTTTGACCCTGTTTGGTTACACGATGTTGACTGTCGATGTGAGCCCACGGACCGTTATTCAG GGTCTGGCACCACTGCTCCCAGGGAGGTGTTGGTCATTTCCTGGTGCCCAGGGAACTTATGCCATTACTCTCTCTCATCCGGTGAAGATAACGCACGTGACAGTGGACCACGTCTCGCGCTACAGCTCACCCACTGGCAGCATCAACTCCGCGCCCAGAGCCTTTGAACTCTAT GGAATGACAGACATCTCAGAGAAGAGAACTCTTCTTGGAACATTCACCTACAATAAGGGTGGCGAGTCCACGCAGACATTTCAGCTGCTTGTAAGTTAA